A stretch of DNA from Bacillus sp. SM2101:
ATCTCATTTATACTCATGCACACAAAGATCATATTGGTGCCGCATCTTTGTTTCCTGATGATGTAGAGATTTTTGCGCATGAAGAAACAGCAAAAATATTAGAGAAACGTCAAGATCCTAACCGTCCAATCCCTACAAAACCTTTTAAAGGTAGTCAGAAGAAGTTAAAGCTTGGTAACAAGGAACTTCTATTAGATTATATGGGGGATAATCACCAAAGAGGTAACATATTTATTTATGTACCAGATCAAAAAGTTTTAATGGCTGTGGATATCATTTTTCCAGGCTGGGTACCTTTTCGTTATTTAGCTCTTTCTGAAGACATTCCAGGGTACATAGAAGCACACGCTAAAATAATGGAATATGACTTTGACACATTAGTTGCTGGTCATGTTACGCGCTTAGGTACCCGTGAGGATGTACAAACTCAAATTGACTACATGAATGATGTACAGAAAAATGCTGAAAATGCTCTGAAAACCACTGATCTTAATGCAATTGGGCAAAATGTCGGCTTTGAGAACCCTTGGCACCTCATGGATGTTTATTATGATGAGATGATTAAATCTTGTAATGACGCGACTGTTCCAAAATGGATTGACAAACTAGGTGGAGCTGATATATATACTGACACTCACTGCTCCAAAATAATAGATAGTTTACGACTTGATTAATGAAACAATGTGAGGGTGTATACAAGCCTCAGGAATATTATGATTAAAAGTAAAAGCAGCTTTTGCAAGCTGCTTTTACTTTTTGATGCCTTCTTACTTTTACTATTTATTCAACTCCAATACTGCGACTGCCTCTACATGCCCCGTATGTGGGAACATGTCAACTGGTTGAATATATTTTATTTTATATAGTCTATTTAGCTTTTCAATATCTTTAGCTAGTGTTGATGGGTTACAAGAAACATAGATCACTTTTTTCGGTTTAACCTTTTGAATTGTTTGTAATAACTCATCGTCACAGCCTGACCTTGGTGGATCGACAACAATTGTGTCTGGCTTCCAGCCTTCTTTGACCCATTTCGGTAGCAGTTCTTCGGCTTTTCCTTGGACGTAAGTGGCGTTTTTGTAGCCGTGTTTTTTAGCATTTTTATTAGCGTCTTCAATAGATTCCGCAATGACATCCATACCACGAATTTCTGCTGCACCCTCAGCCAACCATAGACCAATCGTTCCTACACCACAGTATGCATCAACAATTTTTTCTTTACCAGATAATGCGGCTGCTTTTTTCACTTCTTCATATAGCTTTACCGTTTGGATAGGGTTTAGCTGAAAAAACGTTCTCGCCGATAACTCAAATGATAAGTCACCGAGTGTTTCTTGTATGACTTCATTACCATGTATATGAACTGTTTTTTCTCCGAAAATGAGCGACGTTTTTTGACCGTTAATGTTTTGCATTATGGACTTTACTTCTGGCAAACGATTTGTAATTTCTTTGATTAGATGTTCTTTGCGAGGTAGCTTATCCGTTCTCGTTACAAGCACAACCTGTACTTCCTCTGTTTTAAAACCAACCCTGGTTACAATTGTTCTAATATCTCCTGAGCGTGATTTTTCATTGTAAATTGGTATTTGCATGTCTTGTAATATACGTTTAATGACATTTGTCACTTTGGTCGTTGCTTCATGCTGAATCATACAGTTATTGATGCTCACAAGTTGATGTGAATTCAAGCCATACAACCCGGCAATAACATTTTGCTTTTGCATACCTAGTTGGAATTGGCTTTTGTTTCTGTAATTCCATGGGTCTTCCATACCGATGGTTTCTTTAATTTGAATTTTTTCAACAGGTACTTTTCCATAACGTTCAAATGCCTGTACTACGATATCACGCTTTTGTTTTAACTGCTCATTATAGTCAAGGTGCATTAATTGACAACCACCACATTTAACATATAAAGGACATGGTGCCTTAACACGGTGTGGTGATTTAATGCGAATTCTTCTAATAATAGCTTCTGCATATTTAGAATGAATAACCGATGCTTCGGCTAAGATTTCTTCTCCAGGTAAGGCTCCTGGTACGAAAACAACTTGTTTTTTGAAATACCCTACACCTTCACCATTAATGCCAAGTCGTTTGATCGTTAACGGGAATTGCTGACCCTTTGTAAGGGTAATTGATGTATCTTGTTTTTGCTGTCTATTTCGATTTTGTTGCCTTGAGCGATTTTGTCGTTTCTGTTTCATTGTCACAACTCCTAAGAATTTTCAATACTACGCCATAAATACAATGAAGCATAGCTTAAGTATGGAGCCCACTTCTCACTTAATTCATCCATTTCGTCTTTAGTGGGCTTATCATCCAGTGAAAAATATTTTTTTAGTGCATTTTGAATACCTATATCTGCTTTTGGAAAAAGATTTTTCCTACCTAATCCAAATAATAATACATTTTGTGCTGTCCACGGACCGATCCCACGGATTTTCACAAGAGATGAAATAACATCTTCATCCGGCATGTTGCTTAGTTCATCTAAGTTTAGCTTTCCCTCAGAAATTAATCTCGATGTATCTATAACATATTCAGCCTTCCGCTGACTAAATTGTAATTCTCTCAGCATGTCATATGAAAGTTCTGCAATTTGTTCCGGTGATGGGTAAAACCAAACACCATCTACTTCACTTCCAAATGTTTTCACAAAACGCTCAGTTAGCGTAAATGCAAATTTTAAATTTAACTGCTGATGAATAATACATTTCATTAAACAGCCGTATAAATTAAAATCAAGAACAAGAGGTGTTCCACGATGTTCCTCAAATAACTTATTTAAATTAGTTTGTTTAAAGTGATCTGCGATTTTTTTTAGAGGAACATTCCACTGAAATAAGTGATTTATAATCTTCATTACTTCATCTTGAAGCGCACTTTGTTCACCACTTATTATAAAGCTTGGATGGTTGATAGTACCAATACTTCTCACCGTAGCGATAGTTCGTTCATCATCAATATAAAGTGGTATCTTTACCGTTTTTGCCTCTACATCAGCTTGATTTAATGGATCTAGTGATAAACGTCCCAACACTCTATTAAAATCGTATGGAGACGAAATGTCAACTTCTTTTACCCACATAATTAACCTTCCTTCCTTTTTTATCATCGAATCTATTGGTTAAGTGCACCCTCCATCACAATTTTTAAGCATATGTTTATGAGCTGCTGACAAATGAAGTAGCTTGAAAGAGCCTTCTTCAAGTTGTTGATGAATTCGTTTCGCTTCTTCCCAAGCCTTATCGTATAAGGTTTCATCTATTATTCCTTTTAATCGCGCATCTTCTAATTCATCAGCATCTTGCTGAAAAATTGCTCCAGATGGTAATACAATTAAATCTAAAAATAAATCATCCATATAAGGTATATTATTTTCTACACCATTCTTGTTACAAATATCTATATACCATTGAACAACTTCACCTTTTTCATTAAACA
This window harbors:
- a CDS encoding DNA-3-methyladenine glycosylase, which produces MWVKEVDISSPYDFNRVLGRLSLDPLNQADVEAKTVKIPLYIDDERTIATVRSIGTINHPSFIISGEQSALQDEVMKIINHLFQWNVPLKKIADHFKQTNLNKLFEEHRGTPLVLDFNLYGCLMKCIIHQQLNLKFAFTLTERFVKTFGSEVDGVWFYPSPEQIAELSYDMLRELQFSQRKAEYVIDTSRLISEGKLNLDELSNMPDEDVISSLVKIRGIGPWTAQNVLLFGLGRKNLFPKADIGIQNALKKYFSLDDKPTKDEMDELSEKWAPYLSYASLYLWRSIENS
- a CDS encoding MBL fold metallo-hydrolase codes for the protein MSQKRRISKKLIVVCIMALTLLQTTYYAQSVMGYEQETERNDMIIKTNSSSELEEDSPVAPLPENAKGPAIPMDKGYLVEEIGDGIYAVMDGIFTTMFLTTGKGVIAVDAPQSLGEKYLNAIKEVTDEPIKYLIYTHAHKDHIGAASLFPDDVEIFAHEETAKILEKRQDPNRPIPTKPFKGSQKKLKLGNKELLLDYMGDNHQRGNIFIYVPDQKVLMAVDIIFPGWVPFRYLALSEDIPGYIEAHAKIMEYDFDTLVAGHVTRLGTREDVQTQIDYMNDVQKNAENALKTTDLNAIGQNVGFENPWHLMDVYYDEMIKSCNDATVPKWIDKLGGADIYTDTHCSKIIDSLRLD
- a CDS encoding DUF402 domain-containing protein, which translates into the protein MLKRKYADRSNWKRIVKSGYSQAYLHTSDFKGHISLLTIDKVTEPLTVSYGTQNVCIVDEGYNWLQQFPLNKHHSVTTMFNEKGEVVQWYIDICNKNGVENNIPYMDDLFLDLIVLPSGAIFQQDADELEDARLKGIIDETLYDKAWEEAKRIHQQLEEGSFKLLHLSAAHKHMLKNCDGGCT
- the rlmD gene encoding 23S rRNA (uracil(1939)-C(5))-methyltransferase RlmD, producing MKQKRQNRSRQQNRNRQQKQDTSITLTKGQQFPLTIKRLGINGEGVGYFKKQVVFVPGALPGEEILAEASVIHSKYAEAIIRRIRIKSPHRVKAPCPLYVKCGGCQLMHLDYNEQLKQKRDIVVQAFERYGKVPVEKIQIKETIGMEDPWNYRNKSQFQLGMQKQNVIAGLYGLNSHQLVSINNCMIQHEATTKVTNVIKRILQDMQIPIYNEKSRSGDIRTIVTRVGFKTEEVQVVLVTRTDKLPRKEHLIKEITNRLPEVKSIMQNINGQKTSLIFGEKTVHIHGNEVIQETLGDLSFELSARTFFQLNPIQTVKLYEEVKKAAALSGKEKIVDAYCGVGTIGLWLAEGAAEIRGMDVIAESIEDANKNAKKHGYKNATYVQGKAEELLPKWVKEGWKPDTIVVDPPRSGCDDELLQTIQKVKPKKVIYVSCNPSTLAKDIEKLNRLYKIKYIQPVDMFPHTGHVEAVAVLELNK